Proteins encoded in a region of the Pelobates fuscus isolate aPelFus1 chromosome 11, aPelFus1.pri, whole genome shotgun sequence genome:
- the LOC134577030 gene encoding uncharacterized protein LOC134577030, protein MYDSRPIDTMYDSPPIDIMYDSPPTDTMYDSPPIDTMYDSPPIDIMYDFPPIDTMYDSRPIDTMYDSPPIDIMYDSPPTDTMYDSPPIDTMYDSPPIDIMYDSPPIDTMYDSRPIDTMYDSPPIDIMYDSPPTDTMYDSPPIDTMYDSPPIDIMYDSPPIDTMYDSRPIDTMYDSPPIDIMYDSPPTDIMYDSPPIDTMYDSRPIDTMYDSPPIDIMYDSPPTDTMYDSPPIDTMYDSPPIDIMYDSRPIDTIYDSRPIDTMYDSPPIDTMYDSPPIDIM, encoded by the coding sequence ATGTACGACTCCCGTCCTATTGATACAATGTACGATTCCCCTCCCATTGATATAATGTACGATTCCCCTCCCACTGATACAATGTACGATTCCCCTCCCATTGATACAATGTATGATTCCCCTCCCATTGATATAATGTATGATTTCCCTCCCATTGATACAATGTACGACTCCCGTCCTATTGATACAATGTACGATTCCCCTCCCATTGATATAATGTACGATTCCCCTCCCACTGATACAATGTACGATTCCCCTCCCATTGATACAATGTATGATTCCCCTCCCATTGATATAATGTATGATTCCCCTCCCATTGATACAATGTACGACTCCCGTCCTATTGATACAATGTACGATTCCCCTCCCATTGATATAATGTACGATTCCCCTCCCACTGATACAATGTACGATTCCCCTCCCATTGATACAATGTATGATTCCCCTCCCATTGATATAATGTACGATTCCCCTCCCATTGATACAATGTACGACTCCCGTCCTATTGATACAATGTACGATTCCCCTCCCATTGATATAATGTACGATTCCCCTCCCACTGATATAATGTACGATTCCCCTCCCATTGATACAATGTACGACTCCCGTCCTATTGATACAATGTACGATTCCCCTCCCATTGATATAATGTACGATTCCCCTCCCACTGATACAATGTACGATTCCCCTCCCATTGATACAATGTATGATTCCCCTCCCATTGATATAATGTACGATTCCCGTCCTATTGATACAATATACGACTCCCGTCCTATTGATACAATGTACGATTCCCCTCCTATTGATACAATGTATGATTCCCCTCCCATTGATATAATGTAA